The Lysobacter helvus nucleotide sequence GTGCAGGACCAGCACGAACACGACGACGGCGAGCACGAGCGCGCCGATGTCGAAGCCGCGACGCCACGACGGACGCGGCTGGCGCGGATAGAGCCAGTACAGCACGCCGAGGATGAGAAACCACGGGGCGAACAGAAGCGCCGCCAGGTTTCCTTCGACGAACGGCGACATCACGCGTCCTGCGGGGCGAACGCGGCCATCGCTTCGATGAGGTCCGCCGGCACGACGCCTTCCGCCACGTGGCCGAGCACGCGCTCGCCGAGGTGGACCTGCCCGCCGTCGAAACGCAGCGACGCACCGGCATCCTGTTTCGCGGCGGCGACGAGTTGTCCCGCGTCGCGCGCGGAGGCGTGGCCGTCGCTTTTCAGGAGCACGCGATCGCCGGACACGAGCTTGAAGAAGAACTGTCCGTCCGCTTCGCGATATTGCTTGAACGTCGGTGCCACGCGCTTCTCGACGGTGCTGGCTGCTGCCTCGGCGCGCTTGGACAGATCGCGCAGGCCCACGGCTTCGCGCAACTGCGCCAGCAACGGCGTCGCATGCGCCGCGCGCAGGCGTTGCGCGCCGTCGCGCAGCAGCGCCTCGATGTGCGCCGGGTTGGCCATCAGGCCGTCGTAGCGTTCGCGCATCGGCGCGACTTCCTGGTCGATGCGTTCGAACACCATCGCCTTCGCATCGCCCCACGCGATGCCGTCGGCGTAGGCCTGGCGCATCGCGTCCACTTCGCTCGCCGAGGCGAACGCCTGGTACAACTGGAACAACGCCGACTCCTGCGTGTCCTTCTTTTCGCCCGGCGCGCGCGAGTCGGTCTTGATCGCGAAGATCAGTTTCTTCAGCTGCTCGCGCGGCGCGAACAACGGGATGGTGTTGTCGTAGCTCTTGCTCATCTTGCGGCCGTCGAGGCCGGGCAACGTGGCCACGTGCTCCTCGACCGCCGCTTCGGGCAGCGTGAAGTGCTCGCCGTACAGATGGTTGAAGCGCTGGCCGAAATCGCGCGCCATCTCGATGTGCTGCACCTGGTCGCGGCCCACCGGCACGCGGTGCGCGTTGAACAGCAGGATGTCGGCCGCCATCAGCACGGGATACATGAAGAGGCCGGCGGTGATGCCGGCATCGTCGTCGAGTTGTTCGACGCGATTGCGATCCACCGCCGCCTTGTACGCATGCGCGCGGTTGAGCAGGCCCTTGCCCGCCACGCACGTGAGCAGCCAGGTGAGCTCGGGGATCTCGGGGATGTCGCTCTGGCGGTAGAACCAGACCTTGTCCGGCTCCAGCCCGCACGCGAGCCACGCCGCGGCGATTTCCAGCGTGGAGCGCTGCACGCGCGCCGGTTCCTGCACCTTGATCAGCGCGTGGTAGTCGGCGAGGAAGAAGAAGCTCTCCACGTCGTCGACGCGGCTGGCCTCCACCGCTGGGCGGATGGCGCCGACGTAGTTGCCGAGGTGCGGCGTGCCGGACGTGGTGATGCCGGTCAGGACGCGGACGCGGGTCTTGGGGCTCATTCGCGGGAGGCGTGGAAACAGGCGGGCCAGTGTACCCGCGACGCGCGGCAACCCCGCGCGCGGGGCCCGGGCGTTGCACGTCTGCCCACCCACATCGGAGCCCGACCATGCTGCGCCACGCCCTGCTGCTCACTGCCCTGCTCGCTTCCACCGGATGCCCCTCGGCCTGGGGGCGGACGATGGTGGACATCGACCTGGTCGATCGCGATTCCGGCCAGTGGCTCTCCGAAACCCCGTACCGCGGCGATATCTGGGTGCCCGGCATTCCCGGCCATCGCTACGCGGTGCGCCTGACCAACCAGTCGGCCGAACGCGTGCTGGTCGTGTTGTCCGTCGATGGCGTGAACGCGGTGACCGGCCAGACCGCCGATCCCTCGCAGGCCGGTTACGTGCTCGAACCCTGGCAGAGCACCGAGATCGCCGGCTGGCGCAAGTCGATGGACGATGTTGCGCAATTCGTGTTCACCGACTTGCCCGATTCGTACGCCGCGCGCACGGGGCGGCCGCAGAACGTGGGCGTGGTGGGGATCGCGGTGTATCGCGAAGCGCGGCCGGTGGCGTATGCGCCGCCGCCTTACATCCCTTCTCCTTCGGTGCCGCCGTACGAGCGCGCCGAATCCCGCGACCAGGCCGCGGCGAAGGCCGCCTCGCCGCGCGCGCAGGGCAACGCGTCCGCCGGTGCCGCTGCCGAATCCGCCGCACCCAGCGCGATGCCGCAACAACTCGGCACCGGCCACGGCGCACGCGAATGGTCGCCGGTGGGACAGACGCAGTTCGTGCGCGCGAGCCGCTCGCCCACGCAGGTCACGCAGTTGCGCTACGACGACGAGAACGCATTGCTCGCGATGGGCGTCCTGCGTCGTCCGCCAGCGTACGGCTGGCGCGAAGGGCCGCAGGCGTTCCCGGCGGGGTTCGTGCCGGATCCGCCGCGTTATTGAATCGCGGACAGACAAACGGGCCGGAGGACCGGCCCGTTTGTCGTTGCATCCCTGCCACGGCGCGCAGGCGCGCCGCTCACTCCTCCGTGCAGCGGATCAGCAATGGCTGTCCTTGCAATCCTCGGCCTTGGTCTCGACCTTCTCGCCCGCCTTCTGGACGTCCTTGCCGGCGCCGGCAACGGTGTTGCAAGCGGCAAGCATGTTCATCGAGAACAGCGCGAGGAGCATCAGGGCGAACGTGCGCTTCATGGCCGACTGCTTCATGGAAATCTCCTGGGTGACGATTCGAGGACGACATGTGTCGTCCGGTGGGCGCATCAGACCCATCCGGCCGTGAAGCCCACGTCGAATTGCCGCTTGCGCGGTGTGTTCCGTTCAGCCGGAAATGCAGTTCGTGGGCGGCGCGTCAATCGCGCATCAGCGTGGACTTGCCGAACAGGCTTTCCACGAGGTCGACGGCGAGCTTCGCGGTGGCGTTCTGCGCATCGAGCAACGGGTTGAGCTCCACGATGTCGAGCGAACCCATGCGGCCACTGTCGGCGATCATTTCCATCACCAGCTGCGCTTCGCGGTAGTTGGGGCCGCCGGGCACGGTGGTGCCCACGCCCGGCGCGATGCTGGGGTCGAGGAAATCCACGTCGAAGCTCACGTGCACGTGCGTGTTGTCGTCCACACCGTCGAGGGCTTCTTCCATCGCGCGCTTCATGCCGACTTCGTCGATGTAACGCATGTCGTAGACGTCGAGGCCGTGTTCCTTCACCAGGCGCTTCTCGCCTTCGTCGACGGACCGGATGCCGATCTGGCGGATGTCGCCCGCCGACATCGCGGGGGCATCGCCACCGAGGTGCGTGAGTTCGCGCGGGCCCAGGCCGCACAGGCAGGCGACGGGCATGCCGTGGATGTTCCCCGACGGCGTGACGTTGTGCGTGTTGAAGTCGGCGTGCGCATCGAGCCACAGCACGCGCAGCTTCTTGCCGGTCTTGCGGCAGTGGCGCGCGACCGCCGTGATGGACCCGACGCCGAGGCAGTGGTCGCCGCCGAGGAGGATGGGCATGCGGCCCGCGTCGAGTTCGGCTTCCACCGCGTGCATGACCATGCGGTTCCAGTCCGTCACTTCCTTCAGGTGCCGGTAGCCGTCGTCCGGCGGCGTCCACGGATTGCGCGGACCGTCGATGTTGCCGCGATCGATGAGGTCGATGCCGCGCGCGACGAGGGCTTCGGGCAGCCCCGCGATGCGCAGCGCTTCGGGCCCGAGGCCCGCACCGCGATGACCGGCGCCGACGTCGGTCGGCGCACCCAGGAGCGAAACGGGGGGGAATGTGCGGCTCATGGGCCCGATGGTACTCGCAGGCATGCGTGCGCGTGCGTCACGCAGGCCGCGTCTTCCCGCAGGTGGCGCACAGGCCGCCGACGGTGCGCGTCGGGAACGTCGCGCCGCCCAGCACGAACAATGCGATCACCAGCGCGCGTTCGCCCCACGGGATGACGGGGCCTTGCGGAGGGCACGTGCACGCGGGTTCGGGGTGGGCGTCGTCGTTCGCTGAATCGTGTTCGACATCGAGTTCGCCGCGGCGATACGCGTCGAAGATCGCGCGCGCTTCGGCGATGTCCTCGGCCTTCACCTGCAACTGCGTGCCACCGAGCGCGTAGGCCATCGGCCAGTCGACGATCGCCATCCGGTCGTTGGCCACTTCCGCGAACAGGCCATCGGCGCGCAAGCGTGCGCACACCACGTGCGCTTCCCACGGATCGAGGAACCGGGCGAGCGTGACGAGCACGGGCGACCTCCTTCGCTGCATGGGCGATGTGGTGCCGGCAGTCAGAATCGAACTGACGACCTACCGCTTACAAGGCGGTTGCTCTACCAACTGAGCTATGCCGGCGAACGCGCGGGCATCTTAGCGCAGCGCTGCTTGTTGGAAAGTCGCGCAATCCAGCGGGCGCGCCTGGGCGGCGGCGATGTCCTGCGCGGCGCGCGCCGGATCGAACGCGGCGGAGGCGCCGGCATCGATCCAGCCTTCCGTGGCGACATCCCCGAGCGGGGCGACCTGCGCCGTGAAGCCGGCGGCCTCCAGCTGCGCGAGGCGACGGCGCGCGGCGTCTTCGTTGCCGAAGCGGCCCAGCGCGATGCCGTTCCGGTCGGGGCCGGACGGCATGACGAACAGGTCGTCCAGGCCCGCGGCCAGGATGCGGTCGGCCATTGCCTGCGCGGCTTCCTTCGTCGCCAGCGCCGGGATGTAGACGCGCCATCCGGTGGGCTTGCCGAGCGGCACTTCGCGCACGCGCGCGATCACGACGCGCGGCACGAGGAGTTCGTGCGCGCGACGCAGCGCAGCGGGATTGGCGAAGGGACCGAACGACACGCATTGCGTCGGCGCGACGGGCACCTTTGCCACTGCGGTGGCCTTCGGGCGCCGCGCGGCCGGCACTTCTTCCAGCAACTGCAGGCGCGGCACGTCGGCCGGCATGTCGATCGGTGTTTCCTGCGCGGGCGGTTTGCGCGTCGCCCACCACGCGACGACGCCGACGTTGATCGCCACCAGCAACACGAGCAGCGCGCGATACATCATGCGGCGGTCTCCAGCGCGGCCCAGCGCGCGAGGCCTTCCAGCACCAGCGCGGGGCGCGATTCGACGCCGGCCAGGTGCGCGCGCATCGCATCGGCGCCACCGCCATGCAGCAACACGCGCGGGGCGCGGCCGAGGGCTTGCGTGGCGACGGCGAGGCTGCGTTCGACGAGCGCGATGGCGGCGCCTTCGCAACCGGACGCGAGCGCATCTTCGGTGTCGGCGGCGAATTCGGTGTACACACCGCCTTCGACCGGCAACTGCGCCACGCGCGCATGCAAGGTTTCGCGCATCAGCGTCGGCGACGGCGCGATGCGGCCGCCGAGGTGCCGGCCGTGTTCGTCGACGAGGTCGATGGTGAGCGCGGTGCCGACGCCGACGACCAGCGCGGGCGCCGATTCGCACGCGGCGACCATCGCGAGGAAGCGGTCGACGCCCAGCTTCTGCGGATCGGCGTACGCGATGCGCAAGGGACCGAAACGCGCGGACGTGCGCGCGATCGCGATGCGGCGGAAGCGTTGCGTCAGCGCGTCGATCAACGCAACGCGATGCGCTTCGGGCGCGACGGACGACAGGTACGCGACGTCGCCGTACGGCAACGCGGTCATGTCGCCGGGCGCGAACGCGCGCACGTCGCCGACGGCGCCCGCCGCGAACGGCGCGCCCTTCAGTCGCGTGTTGCCGAAATCGAACAACCAGTGCTGCGTCATGCTCCCTGCATCCGGACGCTGACTTCGCCGGAGTGGACCACACGCACCGCGCCGTCGTCGAGGCGCACGCGCAATGCGCCGTCGGGCGCGAGGCCCTCGCTCGTGGCGTGGCGGATGCCATCGTGCAGGTGCAGGTCGATCGCGCGGCCGGCGAGTGCGTCGAGCGCGGCGTAGCGCGGGAGGAACGGATCGAGGCCCTCGCGATCGAAGGCTTCGAGCGCGGGCAGCAGGTGCGAGAGGACGTCCGCGGCGATCGCGTTGCGCGCGCGGGTTTCACCCAGCGTGGCCAGGTCGATCCAGGGTTGCCCGATGTCGCGGGCAAACACGTCGGGCATGTGCACGTTGAGGCCCAGGCCCAGCACCGCGCGCACGGGGCCGGCGTGTTCGCCACCGCCTTCGACGAGCAGGCCGCCCAGCTTCCGCAGCGTGGCGCCCTCGGGCACGACGATGTCGTTCGGCCATTTCAGTCGCACCGAAGCGTGGCCCATCGCATGCAGCGCTTCGACCACGGCGATGCCGGCGACGAGGCTCAAACCGCCGAGACGACCGAGGCCGCCGCTGAAGGACCGCGCGAGCGAGAGGTAGAGGTGCGCGGCCAGCGGCGAGGCCCAGGTGCGACCGCGACGGCCGCGGCCGCCGGTCTGGCGTTCGGCCAGCAACACGTCGGCGCCGCGCACGGGCGTTGTGCGGCGCAGCAGTTCGGTACTCGTCGAGTCGATGGACCAGGCCACTTCGAGGAGGGCCAATCCCTCACGAGCGCCCGGGGCGATGGCGTCGCGCAGGGCCTGCGCGTCCAGGAAATCGAGCGGCCGGTCGAGCGCGTAGCCGACGCCGGGGCGGGCCGAAATCCCCACGCCGGCGGCCCGCAGGGCCTGGATCCGCTTCCAGACCGCGGCGCGGCCGAGCCCGGCCTCGCGGGCGAGCACGTCGCCGCTGGCGGGGCCCGCGGCGAGGCGGGTCAGGAGGGCGCGGTCATCCATCGGTGAGGTTGTGGCCTGGAGGCCCGGATTATGGCCGAGGCCGTTCGTCGCCGGCGCCGTTCCGGGATGCAACCTTCGGCGAGCCCGCGGCATCCACGGTATAGTCCGCGGCGCCGAATCCCTGGCCGTGCACCTACCCCGCACCAGGACTTTCCCCATGTCACGTTCCATCCTCTTCCTGTTGCTGCTTTGCGCGAGCGCGTCCGTCGCTGCGCACGAGGCACGCATGGATGGCCCGACTGGCGATGGCGGCCATTGCCCCGACACCAGCAACACGATCGTCGAGGCCGATTCCACGCCGCAGCCGGCCAAGCCCGCGCGCGCCATCCACACCGCAGCCAAGCCGTCCAAGCCCGTGAAGCCCACGCCCGCCGTGCGCAGCACCGGCGACAGCGATGGCAGCGGCACGCGCATCCAGCCGCCGCGCTGGCACAGCTTCCTGCCGGGCATGTTCCGCTAAGCCATTGCGGAACTGGTTCCGGCGCTTCCTGCGCCCTGCGTCCCTCGATCCCGACTCGTGGCTCCGCGCCTGCGCGGGCGTTCCCTTCGTCAGTGCACTGGATGCAACGCGCAAGGCGCGACTGCAAGCGCTGGTCACGCGCTTTTTGCACGACAAGACCATCACCCCGATCGGCGACCTCGCGCTCGACGACGTGCAACGCATGCAACTCGCCGCGTTGTGCTGCCTGCCGCTGATCGAATTCGGCGAAGAAGGCCTGCACGGGTGGTCGCAACTGCTCGTGTATCCCGGCGCGTTCCGCGTGCACCGCGCGCACACCGATGCCGCCGATGCGATGGCGGAATGGGACGGCGTGATGCAACCCGCGCACGAAGGCTACGAAGACCTGATCGGCGAAGCATGGGAAGCCGGGCCCGTGGTGCTGTCGATGGAGGACGTGCTGGCCGACCTGGCCGCGCCGCGCGATGGCTGCTGCGTGGCGGTGCACGAGATCGCGCACAAGCTCGATGCGCTCGACGGCGCGATGGACGGCACGCCGCCGTTGCCGCGCGCGTGGCAGAAAGAATGGGCGCGCGATTTCCAGCAGGCCTTCGACCACATGGGCAAGCAGGTCGACGCGAACCGCCGCACGAAGCTCGATCCCTACGCCGCCGAAGCGCCCGAGGAATTCTTCGCGGTGTGCACCGAATACCACTTCAGCGCGCCGGCGTTGCTGCGCGAGGCGTATCCGAAAGTCGCGGCGCACCTGGCGAAGTTCTACGGCGCCTCGCCGATGGCGTGAGTCACAGGCCGGGCGGCAACCGCACTTCGAAACGCGCGCCGCCGAGTTCTTCCGAGCGCCCCACTTCCAGCTCGCCGCGATAGCCGCGCACGATGTCCTGCACGATCGCAAGGCCGATGCCGTGGCCCTGCACGCGTTCGTCGCCGCGCACGCCGCGTTGCAGGAGCTGCGTCACGCGATCGGGTTCGATGCCGGGGCCGTCGTCGTCCACCGCCAGCAACAAGCCGTCGCGACGCCCGGGCGAGGTGTCGCCCACGCGCACGGTGAGCAGCACGCGCGAACGCGCCCACTTGAACGCGTTCTCGAGCAGGTTGCCCAGCAGTTCCTGCAAGTCGCCGGGTTCGCCGTGGAAGCGCGCGTTGGGATCGAAATCGAATTCGCACAGCACGCCGCGGCCGGCGTAGACCTTTTCCAGGCCGCGCACGATCTGCTCGGCGTGCGTTTCCACTTCGATGGGCGCGGAGAACAGGGCGTGGCCGCTCGAGGCGGCGCGCGCGAGCTGGTAGCCCACCATGTCGTTCATGCGCCGCAACTGCGTGGCGACTTCCTCGCGCAGCTCCGCTTCCGGCGTCGGCGTGTCCAGGCGCGAACGCAGCACGGCGAGCGGCGTCTTGAGGCTGTGCGCGAGGTCGGCCAGCGTGTTGCGCTGGCGGTCGAGGTTTTCGCGCTCGCTCTGGATGAAGGCGTTGATGCTTTCGGTGAGCGGTTCGAGTTCGCGCGGATGGCGCGCGCTCATGCGCGCGATCTGGCCGCGGTGCACGCGCTTGAGTTCGGCGACCACCTGGCGCAAGGGACGCAGGCTCCAGCGCAACACGAGCATCTGCAGCAGCAACAGCACGAGGCCCGCGCCGCCGAGGTAGCCCCACAACGCGCGGCGGAACACGCGCACCTGCTGCGACAGCGCGCTGGTGTCTTCGGAGATGTAGACGGTGTACGGGAACTCGGCTTCCGGTCCGCCCTCGGCCCACACCAGGCCCTTGCCGAGGCGGTAGATCTCGCCGGGCTTGCCGTCGCTGCGCGTGATGGGGAGCGGGCCTTCGAAGCGTTCGGCGGCGGGCGCGAGCATCGGGCCGAGCGGGAGGTCGGGGCCGCGCGCCGACGCGGAATCCCAGTGGCCGTTCGGCAGCACTACTTCCGCGTACAGGCCGCTGCCGGGGCGTTCGAAGCGCGCTTCGGGCGGGATGTCGGGGACGTAGAGGGTGCCGTCGCGCAGGAATTCGATGCCGCGCGCGTAGGCCAGCGCGTAGCTTTCCAGGCGCGTGCGCAGGTTGCTGCGGGCGGTTTCGAGGAACGCGCGATCCAGCGCGTAGCCGGCCAGGGCGAGGAAGGCGACGAGGCCGAGGCTGGCCGCGAGCAGTTGCCGCGACTGCAGCGAGCGCGGGCGCCAGCGATCGTCGAACAGTGCGCCGCGCGTGCGCGCGTCGGGGGGCTGCTCAGACGCCATGCATCGGTCCTCGCTTCAACGGGGATGGAACGCGACCCGCGCGTCGCGGGTCGCATGCATCCTACGTCGGCTCACTCCCCGCTGCGCGGGATGGCGAAGCGATAGCCGCGGCCGCGCACGGTCTCGATCGGCTTGAGTTCGCCGTCCGGGTCCAGTTTCTTGCGCAGGCGGCCGATGAAGACTTCGAGCACGTTGGAGTCGCGGTCGAAATCCTGCTGGTAGATGTGCTCGGTGAGGTCGGCCTTCGAGACCAGCTCGCCCGCATGCATCATCAGGTACTCGAGCACCTTGTACTCGTAGCTGGTGAGGTCGACGTTGGAACCGTTGACCGTGACCGTCTGCGCGGCGAGGTCCAGGACCACCGGGCCGCATTCCAGCGTGGGCTTGCTCCAGCCCGCGGCGCGGCGCACCAGCGCGTTGATGCGCGCCAGCAGCTCTTCGACGTGGAAGGGCTTGACCAGGTAGTCGTCGGCGCCCTGCTTCAGGCCCTCGACCTTGTCCTGCCAGCTCGAACGCGCGGTGAGGATGAGCACCGGGAATTTCTTGCCCTCGTCGCGGAGCGCCTTGATCAGCTCCATGCCCGACATCTTGGGCAGGCCCAGGTCGATGATGCCGAGGTCGAACGGGACTTCGCGGCCCATGTAGAGGCCTTCCTCGCCGTCCTGGGCGGAATCGACGGCGAAGCCTTCCCGCTTCAGGCGTGCAGAGAGTGTTTCTCGAAGCGGTGCTTCGTCTTCGACGAGCAGGATGCGCATGGTGACTCCGTGTCAGGCTGGGCCGGCGGCCGTAGGCTCAGAGGGTGGGGTCGCCGTCGTCGTC carries:
- a CDS encoding type III pantothenate kinase — encoded protein: MTQHWLFDFGNTRLKGAPFAAGAVGDVRAFAPGDMTALPYGDVAYLSSVAPEAHRVALIDALTQRFRRIAIARTSARFGPLRIAYADPQKLGVDRFLAMVAACESAPALVVGVGTALTIDLVDEHGRHLGGRIAPSPTLMRETLHARVAQLPVEGGVYTEFAADTEDALASGCEGAAIALVERSLAVATQALGRAPRVLLHGGGADAMRAHLAGVESRPALVLEGLARWAALETAA
- a CDS encoding entericidin A/B family lipoprotein; this translates as MKRTFALMLLALFSMNMLAACNTVAGAGKDVQKAGEKVETKAEDCKDSHC
- the birA gene encoding bifunctional biotin--[acetyl-CoA-carboxylase] ligase/biotin operon repressor BirA encodes the protein MDDRALLTRLAAGPASGDVLAREAGLGRAAVWKRIQALRAAGVGISARPGVGYALDRPLDFLDAQALRDAIAPGAREGLALLEVAWSIDSTSTELLRRTTPVRGADVLLAERQTGGRGRRGRTWASPLAAHLYLSLARSFSGGLGRLGGLSLVAGIAVVEALHAMGHASVRLKWPNDIVVPEGATLRKLGGLLVEGGGEHAGPVRAVLGLGLNVHMPDVFARDIGQPWIDLATLGETRARNAIAADVLSHLLPALEAFDREGLDPFLPRYAALDALAGRAIDLHLHDGIRHATSEGLAPDGALRVRLDDGAVRVVHSGEVSVRMQGA
- a CDS encoding zinc-dependent peptidase, translated to MRNWFRRFLRPASLDPDSWLRACAGVPFVSALDATRKARLQALVTRFLHDKTITPIGDLALDDVQRMQLAALCCLPLIEFGEEGLHGWSQLLVYPGAFRVHRAHTDAADAMAEWDGVMQPAHEGYEDLIGEAWEAGPVVLSMEDVLADLAAPRDGCCVAVHEIAHKLDALDGAMDGTPPLPRAWQKEWARDFQQAFDHMGKQVDANRRTKLDPYAAEAPEEFFAVCTEYHFSAPALLREAYPKVAAHLAKFYGASPMA
- a CDS encoding response regulator transcription factor, yielding MRILLVEDEAPLRETLSARLKREGFAVDSAQDGEEGLYMGREVPFDLGIIDLGLPKMSGMELIKALRDEGKKFPVLILTARSSWQDKVEGLKQGADDYLVKPFHVEELLARINALVRRAAGWSKPTLECGPVVLDLAAQTVTVNGSNVDLTSYEYKVLEYLMMHAGELVSKADLTEHIYQQDFDRDSNVLEVFIGRLRKKLDPDGELKPIETVRGRGYRFAIPRSGE
- a CDS encoding SPOR domain-containing protein codes for the protein MMYRALLVLLVAINVGVVAWWATRKPPAQETPIDMPADVPRLQLLEEVPAARRPKATAVAKVPVAPTQCVSFGPFANPAALRRAHELLVPRVVIARVREVPLGKPTGWRVYIPALATKEAAQAMADRILAAGLDDLFVMPSGPDRNGIALGRFGNEDAARRRLAQLEAAGFTAQVAPLGDVATEGWIDAGASAAFDPARAAQDIAAAQARPLDCATFQQAALR
- a CDS encoding ATP-binding protein, with amino-acid sequence MASEQPPDARTRGALFDDRWRPRSLQSRQLLAASLGLVAFLALAGYALDRAFLETARSNLRTRLESYALAYARGIEFLRDGTLYVPDIPPEARFERPGSGLYAEVVLPNGHWDSASARGPDLPLGPMLAPAAERFEGPLPITRSDGKPGEIYRLGKGLVWAEGGPEAEFPYTVYISEDTSALSQQVRVFRRALWGYLGGAGLVLLLLQMLVLRWSLRPLRQVVAELKRVHRGQIARMSARHPRELEPLTESINAFIQSERENLDRQRNTLADLAHSLKTPLAVLRSRLDTPTPEAELREEVATQLRRMNDMVGYQLARAASSGHALFSAPIEVETHAEQIVRGLEKVYAGRGVLCEFDFDPNARFHGEPGDLQELLGNLLENAFKWARSRVLLTVRVGDTSPGRRDGLLLAVDDDGPGIEPDRVTQLLQRGVRGDERVQGHGIGLAIVQDIVRGYRGELEVGRSEELGGARFEVRLPPGL
- the rocF gene encoding arginase — its product is MSRTFPPVSLLGAPTDVGAGHRGAGLGPEALRIAGLPEALVARGIDLIDRGNIDGPRNPWTPPDDGYRHLKEVTDWNRMVMHAVEAELDAGRMPILLGGDHCLGVGSITAVARHCRKTGKKLRVLWLDAHADFNTHNVTPSGNIHGMPVACLCGLGPRELTHLGGDAPAMSAGDIRQIGIRSVDEGEKRLVKEHGLDVYDMRYIDEVGMKRAMEEALDGVDDNTHVHVSFDVDFLDPSIAPGVGTTVPGGPNYREAQLVMEMIADSGRMGSLDIVELNPLLDAQNATAKLAVDLVESLFGKSTLMRD